The Micromonospora sediminicola genome contains a region encoding:
- the ribD gene encoding bifunctional diaminohydroxyphosphoribosylaminopyrimidine deaminase/5-amino-6-(5-phosphoribosylamino)uracil reductase RibD: MASVSVDEAMRRAVALAARGLGATSPNPVVGCVLLDADGEVVGEGFHAYAGGPHAEIVALAQAGKRARGGTAVVTLEPCDHTGRTGPCSHALIAAGVSRVVVAVPDPNPVASGGAATLRAAGIEVTLGVRTEEAEAGNIAWLTSMRRGWPYLIWKYAATLDGRSAAADGTSMWITSEAARTDVHALRGTVDAVLAGVGTVLADDPRLTARNLRDGTLAIRQPLRVVVDSSGRTPADARVRDGAARTWVATAAEVGAGPDGRVDLTALLAELHHRGVRAALLEGGPTLAGAFLAAGLVDKIVGYVAPKLLGAGPTALRDAGVTTIADAIDLEITDVTPVGPDLRITALPRKREA, translated from the coding sequence ATGGCGAGCGTCTCCGTCGACGAGGCGATGCGTCGTGCCGTCGCGCTGGCCGCCCGCGGCCTCGGCGCGACCAGCCCGAACCCGGTCGTCGGCTGCGTGCTGCTCGACGCCGACGGCGAGGTCGTCGGCGAGGGCTTCCACGCGTACGCCGGCGGGCCGCACGCCGAGATCGTCGCGCTGGCGCAGGCCGGCAAGCGCGCCCGGGGCGGCACCGCGGTCGTCACACTGGAGCCCTGCGACCACACCGGCCGCACCGGCCCCTGCAGTCACGCGCTCATCGCGGCCGGCGTCTCCCGGGTGGTGGTCGCGGTGCCCGACCCGAACCCGGTGGCCTCCGGCGGCGCGGCCACCCTGCGCGCCGCCGGGATCGAGGTCACCCTCGGGGTACGCACCGAGGAGGCCGAGGCCGGCAACATCGCCTGGCTCACCTCGATGCGCCGCGGCTGGCCGTACCTGATCTGGAAGTACGCCGCCACGCTCGACGGGCGCTCCGCCGCCGCCGACGGCACCAGCATGTGGATCACCTCGGAGGCGGCGCGGACCGACGTGCACGCGCTGCGCGGCACCGTCGACGCGGTGCTGGCCGGGGTCGGCACCGTGCTCGCCGACGACCCCCGGCTCACCGCCCGCAACCTGCGCGACGGCACCCTGGCCATCCGGCAGCCGCTGCGGGTCGTGGTGGACAGCTCGGGGCGTACCCCGGCCGACGCCCGGGTCCGCGACGGCGCGGCCCGGACCTGGGTGGCCACCGCCGCCGAGGTCGGCGCCGGCCCGGACGGCCGGGTCGACCTGACGGCGCTGCTCGCCGAACTGCACCACCGCGGGGTACGCGCCGCGCTGCTGGAGGGCGGCCCCACGCTGGCCGGCGCGTTCCTCGCCGCCGGCCTGGTCGACAAGATCGTCGGCTACGTCGCGCCGAAGCTGCTCGGCGCCGGCCCGACCGCGCTGCGCGACGCCGGCGTGACGACGATCGCCGACGCCATCGACCTGGAGATCACCGACGTTACGCCGGTCGGTCCCGACCTGCGGATCACCGCGCTGCCCCGGAAGAGGGAGGCCTGA
- a CDS encoding bifunctional 3,4-dihydroxy-2-butanone-4-phosphate synthase/GTP cyclohydrolase II: MTIFGSIEQAVADIAAGRPVVVVDDEDRENEGDLIFAAELATPELVAFMVRYTSGYICVPLTEDECDRLDLPPMHHTNQDRRGTAYTVTVDAREGVTTGISAADRSHTIRLLADAGTDPTDLARPGHVVPLRARSGGVLRRAGHTEAAVDLTRLAGLRPAGVLCELVNDDGTMMRVPDLEKFCAEHGLTLVTIADLIAHRRRTEKQVELAAEARMPTPYGVFRALGYRAEHDSAEHVALVMGDLGDGRDVLVRVHSECLTGDVFGSLRCDCGPQLQASLARVAQEGRGVVLYVRGHEGRGIGLLHKLQAYQLQDQGRDTVDANLDLGLPADARDYGTGAQILYDVGVRSMRLLTNNPAKRAGLEGYGLTVTGREGMPVRSNPENVRYLRTKRDRMGHLLDGLDEATEAPMGRPVAGDEIGA; the protein is encoded by the coding sequence ATGACCATCTTCGGTTCCATCGAGCAGGCGGTGGCGGACATCGCCGCCGGTCGCCCCGTGGTCGTGGTCGACGACGAGGACCGGGAGAACGAGGGCGACCTGATCTTCGCGGCCGAGCTGGCCACGCCGGAGCTGGTCGCGTTCATGGTCCGCTACACCTCCGGTTACATCTGCGTGCCGCTGACCGAGGACGAGTGCGACCGGTTGGACCTGCCGCCGATGCACCACACCAACCAGGACCGGCGCGGCACCGCGTACACGGTCACGGTGGACGCCCGCGAGGGGGTCACCACCGGCATCTCCGCCGCGGACCGCTCGCACACCATCCGGCTGCTCGCCGACGCCGGGACCGACCCGACCGACCTGGCCCGTCCCGGCCACGTGGTGCCGCTGCGCGCGCGGTCGGGCGGGGTGCTGCGCCGGGCCGGGCACACCGAGGCGGCGGTGGACCTGACCCGGCTGGCCGGGCTGCGCCCGGCCGGGGTGCTCTGCGAGCTGGTCAACGACGACGGCACCATGATGCGCGTGCCGGACCTGGAGAAGTTCTGCGCCGAGCACGGGCTGACGCTGGTCACCATCGCCGACCTGATCGCCCACCGGCGACGCACCGAGAAGCAGGTCGAACTGGCCGCCGAGGCGCGGATGCCCACCCCGTACGGGGTGTTCCGGGCGCTCGGCTACCGCGCCGAGCACGACTCGGCCGAGCACGTCGCGCTGGTCATGGGCGACCTCGGCGACGGGCGGGACGTGCTGGTCCGGGTGCACTCCGAGTGCCTCACCGGCGACGTGTTCGGCTCGCTGCGCTGCGACTGCGGACCGCAGTTGCAGGCGTCACTGGCCCGGGTCGCCCAGGAGGGACGCGGGGTGGTGCTCTACGTGCGCGGGCACGAGGGGCGCGGCATCGGCCTGCTGCACAAGCTCCAGGCGTACCAGTTGCAGGACCAGGGGCGCGACACGGTGGACGCGAACCTCGACCTGGGTCTGCCGGCCGACGCGCGGGACTACGGCACCGGCGCGCAGATCCTCTACGACGTCGGCGTCCGCTCGATGCGGCTGCTGACCAACAACCCGGCCAAACGGGCCGGCCTGGAGGGGTACGGCCTCACCGTGACCGGCCGGGAGGGCATGCCGGTGCGGTCCAACCCGGAGAACGTGCGCTACCTGCGCACCAAGCGGGACCGGATGGGCCACCTCCTGGACGGGCTGGACGAGGCGACCGAGGCCCCGATGGGCCGGCCGGTCGCCGGTGACGAGATCGGAGCGTAG
- a CDS encoding riboflavin synthase: protein MFTGIVEELGEIVRSTETGDDSALVAIRGPLVTSDARHGDSIAVNGVCLTVVDVDGGVFTADVMGETLRRTALGALRPGDPVNLERAAALNSRLGGHLVQGHVDGVGEVIGREPAAQWETVRFRLPAGLARYVVEKGSITVDGVSLTVAEVGDDWFSVGLIPTTLKLTVLGTKQVGDPVNLEVDVLAKYVERLMGGAR, encoded by the coding sequence ATGTTCACCGGCATCGTCGAGGAGCTGGGCGAGATCGTCCGGAGCACCGAGACCGGGGACGACTCGGCGCTGGTCGCCATCCGCGGCCCGCTGGTCACCTCGGACGCGCGGCACGGCGACTCGATCGCGGTCAACGGGGTCTGTCTGACCGTGGTCGACGTCGACGGCGGCGTGTTCACCGCCGACGTGATGGGCGAGACGCTGCGGCGTACCGCGCTCGGCGCGCTGCGCCCCGGCGACCCGGTCAACCTGGAGCGGGCCGCCGCGTTGAACAGCCGGCTGGGCGGCCACCTGGTGCAGGGGCACGTCGACGGCGTCGGCGAGGTCATCGGCCGGGAGCCGGCCGCGCAGTGGGAGACGGTCCGGTTCCGGCTGCCGGCCGGGCTGGCCCGCTACGTGGTGGAGAAGGGCTCGATCACCGTCGACGGCGTGTCCCTGACCGTCGCCGAGGTGGGCGACGACTGGTTCTCGGTCGGCCTGATCCCGACCACGCTGAAGCTCACCGTGCTCGGCACGAAGCAGGTCGGCGACCCGGTCAACCTCGAGGTCGACGTGCTGGCCAAGTACGTCGAGCGGCTGATGGGGGGTGCCCGGTGA
- a CDS encoding GGDEF domain-containing response regulator: protein MDPADDRPDVILVVDDDEDIARFVEFNLRLHGFEVLHAADGQEALEVIERERPDLAVVDLMMPRIDGLELTRRLRADPMTSALPVIMLTAKGMTSDKVNGLSAGADDYLVKPFDTAELVARVSSTLRRNKEFREVSPLTGLPGNSRIRREISDRVRNGVDYAVGYIDIDRFKSVNDRYGFVRGDEFISALARSLHRAVVSIGLPPAFLGHVGGDDFVIVCAPEQVRPLTFRAVEDFEKAADGLYDPIDRERGFVELKDRRGNIRRAALVTLSIGVSLSDSGKRFTDPLEAIAVASEMKTVAKSQPGSYVAVDRRRGVT, encoded by the coding sequence ATGGACCCGGCCGACGACCGACCCGACGTGATCCTGGTCGTCGACGACGACGAGGACATCGCCCGCTTCGTCGAGTTCAACCTGCGCCTGCACGGCTTCGAGGTGCTGCACGCCGCGGACGGCCAGGAGGCGCTGGAGGTCATCGAGCGGGAACGGCCGGACCTGGCCGTGGTCGACCTGATGATGCCCCGCATCGACGGGCTGGAGCTGACCCGCCGGCTGCGCGCCGACCCGATGACCTCGGCGCTGCCGGTGATCATGCTGACCGCCAAGGGGATGACCTCCGACAAGGTCAACGGTCTCAGCGCGGGCGCCGACGACTACCTGGTCAAGCCGTTCGACACCGCCGAGCTGGTCGCCCGGGTCAGCTCCACGCTGCGCCGCAACAAGGAGTTCCGGGAGGTCTCCCCGCTGACCGGCCTGCCCGGCAACAGCCGCATCCGGCGGGAGATCAGCGACCGGGTGCGCAACGGGGTGGACTACGCCGTCGGCTACATCGACATCGACCGGTTCAAGAGCGTGAACGACCGGTACGGCTTCGTCCGCGGTGACGAGTTCATCTCCGCGCTGGCCCGCAGCCTGCACCGCGCGGTGGTGTCGATCGGCCTGCCGCCGGCCTTCCTCGGCCACGTCGGCGGCGACGACTTCGTCATCGTCTGCGCACCCGAACAGGTCCGGCCGCTGACCTTCCGGGCGGTGGAGGACTTCGAGAAGGCCGCCGACGGGCTCTACGACCCGATCGACCGGGAACGCGGCTTCGTCGAGTTGAAGGACCGCCGCGGCAACATCCGCCGGGCCGCCCTGGTCACCCTCTCCATCGGGGTGTCACTGTCCGATTCCGGCAAGCGGTTCACCGACCCGCTGGAGGCCATCGCCGTGGCCTCGGAGATGAAGACGGTGGCCAAGAGCCAGCCCGGGTCGTACGTGGCGGTCGACCGCCGCCGGGGCGTGACCTGA
- the rpe gene encoding ribulose-phosphate 3-epimerase, translating to MTVPPPIVAPSILAADFARLADEVRAVESAADWLHVDVMDNHFVPNLTIGLPVVQSLRAVTQIPFDVHLMIEDPRRWAPGYADAGAYNVTFHAEACDDPVALAKDLRSAGAKAGLAIDRDTPIEPYLELLPSFDTLLIMTIKAGFGGQRFLPQLLDKVRAARRHVDSGHLELRIEVDGGIAADTIEQAAAAGADAFVAGTAVYGADDPAEAVRRLRGLAERAMTGA from the coding sequence GTGACCGTACCGCCGCCGATCGTCGCGCCCAGCATCCTGGCCGCCGATTTCGCCCGCCTCGCCGACGAGGTCCGTGCCGTGGAGTCCGCCGCCGACTGGCTGCACGTGGACGTCATGGACAACCACTTCGTGCCCAACCTGACCATCGGGCTGCCGGTGGTGCAGAGCCTGCGCGCGGTGACCCAGATCCCGTTCGACGTGCACCTGATGATCGAGGACCCGCGCCGCTGGGCCCCCGGATACGCCGACGCCGGCGCGTACAACGTCACGTTCCACGCCGAGGCGTGCGACGACCCGGTGGCGCTGGCCAAGGACCTGCGCTCGGCCGGCGCGAAGGCGGGGCTGGCGATCGACCGGGACACCCCGATCGAGCCGTACCTGGAGCTGCTGCCCAGCTTCGACACGCTGCTGATCATGACGATCAAGGCCGGCTTCGGCGGCCAGCGCTTCCTGCCGCAGCTGCTGGACAAGGTGCGCGCCGCCCGCCGGCACGTCGACAGCGGGCACCTGGAGCTGCGCATCGAGGTGGACGGCGGCATCGCCGCGGACACCATCGAGCAGGCCGCCGCGGCCGGCGCGGACGCGTTCGTCGCCGGCACCGCGGTCTACGGCGCCGACGACCCGGCCGAGGCGGTACGCCGCCTGCGGGGCCTGGCGGAACGTGCGATGACCGGGGCCTGA
- the pnuC gene encoding nicotinamide riboside transporter PnuC, giving the protein MTGPLGWLLDAQVHVAGSPVLVREIVGNVFGLASALLGLRRVVWAWPVGMIGNALLFTVFLGGVFATPQAHDLYGQAGRQVFFFAVSVYGWWRWSRNRRAGGGGEPAVVPRWATWRERLGLLAVAAVGTAAAYPALAALGSWGPLPDAWILVGSLLATYGMARGWVEFWLIWIAVDAVGVPLLLRGGFYPSAAMYLVYGAFCAAGLYSWWRTSRAVTAARTRIPATYSEVVA; this is encoded by the coding sequence GTGACGGGCCCGCTCGGCTGGCTGCTCGACGCCCAGGTGCACGTCGCCGGCTCGCCGGTGCTGGTCCGGGAGATCGTCGGCAACGTCTTCGGGCTCGCCTCGGCGCTGCTCGGGTTGCGCCGGGTGGTGTGGGCCTGGCCGGTCGGCATGATCGGCAACGCGTTGCTGTTCACCGTCTTCCTCGGCGGCGTCTTCGCCACCCCGCAGGCACACGACCTCTACGGCCAGGCCGGCCGCCAGGTCTTCTTCTTCGCGGTGAGCGTCTACGGCTGGTGGCGCTGGTCGCGCAACCGCCGCGCGGGTGGCGGCGGCGAGCCGGCCGTCGTCCCGCGCTGGGCCACCTGGCGGGAGCGGCTGGGCCTGCTCGCGGTCGCGGCCGTCGGCACCGCCGCCGCCTACCCGGCGCTGGCCGCGCTCGGCTCGTGGGGCCCGCTGCCGGACGCCTGGATCCTGGTCGGCAGCCTGCTCGCCACCTACGGCATGGCGCGGGGCTGGGTGGAGTTCTGGCTGATCTGGATCGCGGTGGACGCGGTCGGCGTGCCGCTGCTGCTGCGCGGCGGCTTCTATCCGTCGGCCGCCATGTACCTGGTCTACGGCGCGTTCTGCGCCGCCGGCCTGTACAGCTGGTGGCGCACCTCCCGGGCCGTCACGGCCGCCCGCACCCGCATTCCGGCGACGTACTCGGAGGTCGTGGCATGA